In Candidatus Palauibacter scopulicola, the genomic stretch TGCACCCCCTCGGCGTAGTCGAGCCCCACGTCGGCCGTCGGACCCGTGAGGTCGAAGATGGCCGCGATCAGGACCTCGTTCTCCGCTCTCTCCCCCGAGCCCCCGCACGCGGCGAGCGCGACGGACAGGATGAAACCGCCCGCGGCGGCGGTCGTGAATGCGAATCGAGTCGAGCGCATATCCCGAGACCTCTTCCTGTACCGGATTTCTGCCGGCTTCGGAGCGATCAGCGGCCCTCTCCGCGGCGGTACGCGAAGGGCCACACGTAGAAGTAGTCTTTCACGTTGCGCCACAGTTTGGACAGGCCCTCGGGCTCGAACACCAGGAAGAGGATGATGACGAGTCCGAACGCCGCCTGCTGCGCGCTGGGCAGGAGGGCCGCGACCGCGGGCGCCGACCCCTGCAGTTCCCGCCCGACCGTCGCGATCGTGGCGGGGAGGAGGGTGATGAGCGCCGCCCCGAACAGCGAGCCGCGGATCGTCCCCAGTCCTCCGACGATGATCATGGCCAGGTAGAGGACGCTGGTCTCGAGCGTGAAGCGCTCCCACGAGATGATGTTGCGGTAGTAGGCCGTGAGGGCGCCGGCGAGCCCCACGAAGAACGACGAAGTCGCGAAGGCGAGGAGCTTGGTTCCGAACACGTTCACGCCGATCACGCTCGCCGCGATGTCCTGGTCGCGGACGGCGACGAAGGAGCGGCCGATGCGGGAGCGGAAGAGGTTCGCGGTGAACAGCGCCGTGGCTCCGGCCAGGGCGATGCCGAGCCAGTAGAAGCCGAAGTCCGTGTTCAGCCGCTGCCCGAAGAGCCGCGGGGCCGGGACGACGACGGCTTCGACCCCGCCGGTGAGCGCGGGCCAGTGCGTGACGACCCACTCGACGATCTCCTGGGCGGCGAGCGTGGAGATCGCGAGGTAGAGCCCCTTGAGCCGCAGCGAAGGGAGGCCGAAGAAGACGCCCACCGCCGCCGTCGCGAAGCACGCGGCCACGATGCTCACGCCCCACGGCAGGCCCAGCCTCAGCGTGAGCAGCGCGGAGGTGTACGCCCCGACGGCCATGAACGCGCCCTGCCCCAGCGAGACCTGACCGGTGTAGCCGACGAGGATGTTGAGCCCCAGCGCGCCGATCGTGGCGATCGCGATCTGGTTCGCGAGGTTGAGCCAGTAGGGCGACGCGAGGAACGGGAAGACGAGGAGCGCCGCCGCGAACAGGCCGAGCCGGATGCGCTCCGCCGGCACGCGCCGGAGCCCCATGTCCGTTCGATAGTCCGTGTGAAAGACGCCGCTCTCCACGCGATTCTCCCCTTCGCCTGCCTGCGCGCCTACACGCGCTCGATGATTTCTTTTCCGAAGAGTCCGTACGGGCGGACCATGAGGACGATGATCAGCACGATGTACGGGACGATGAGGTTGAGCCCGTGGCCGATGTAGCCGCCCGCATAGAATTCAAGCAGCCCGATGATCGCGCCCCCGACGACGGCGCCGCGGATCGAGTCGAGTCCGCCGAGGATCACGACCGGGAAAACGCGCAGGCCGATCTGCGCCACGTTCGGGGTCACGCCCACGATGTTGCCGAGCATGATCCCGCCGATCGCGGCCGTAGCCGCCGCCAGCGCCCACGCGGTCGCGAACACGCGCGGGATGCTGATCCCCATGCTGAGGGCGGCCTGTTGGTCGTCCGCGATGGCCCGCATGGCGATCCCGCTCCGCGTGCGCCGGAAGAAGAGCGCGAGTCCGGCGAGCAGCGCGAGCGCCAGCGGAATCGCCACCAGCCGGTCCGCGCTCACGACGGCCGATCCCAGCATCACTTCGCCCTCGGGCAGAAAGGACGGGAAGGTGCGGGGCTGCGGTCCCCAGATCGCGTGCACGATCGCGCGCAACACGCTCGAGAGGCCGATCGTGACCATGATCATCGAGATGATGGGCTCGCCGATCAGCGGCCGGAGCACGGTGCGCTCGACCGCGACGCCGATCCCCGCCGCCACGACCATCGTCAGCAGGACGCCAACGGTCCACGGGAGCCCGATCTGGACGAGGGAGAAGAAGATGAGATAGGTCCCGAACAGGAGGAGGTCCCCCTGCGCGAAGTTGATGACGTCGCTCGCCTTGTAGATGATGACGAACCCCACCGCGGCGAGCGCGTAGATCATGCCCGTGCCCAGGCCCGCCACCGTGAGTTGCAGGAACTGGTCCATGGTCACGCCCCTCCCTCGGATCCATCGAGCCGCTCGATCCG encodes the following:
- a CDS encoding branched-chain amino acid ABC transporter permease; its protein translation is MESGVFHTDYRTDMGLRRVPAERIRLGLFAAALLVFPFLASPYWLNLANQIAIATIGALGLNILVGYTGQVSLGQGAFMAVGAYTSALLTLRLGLPWGVSIVAACFATAAVGVFFGLPSLRLKGLYLAISTLAAQEIVEWVVTHWPALTGGVEAVVVPAPRLFGQRLNTDFGFYWLGIALAGATALFTANLFRSRIGRSFVAVRDQDIAASVIGVNVFGTKLLAFATSSFFVGLAGALTAYYRNIISWERFTLETSVLYLAMIIVGGLGTIRGSLFGAALITLLPATIATVGRELQGSAPAVAALLPSAQQAAFGLVIILFLVFEPEGLSKLWRNVKDYFYVWPFAYRRGEGR
- a CDS encoding branched-chain amino acid ABC transporter permease, which gives rise to MDQFLQLTVAGLGTGMIYALAAVGFVIIYKASDVINFAQGDLLLFGTYLIFFSLVQIGLPWTVGVLLTMVVAAGIGVAVERTVLRPLIGEPIISMIMVTIGLSSVLRAIVHAIWGPQPRTFPSFLPEGEVMLGSAVVSADRLVAIPLALALLAGLALFFRRTRSGIAMRAIADDQQAALSMGISIPRVFATAWALAAATAAIGGIMLGNIVGVTPNVAQIGLRVFPVVILGGLDSIRGAVVGGAIIGLLEFYAGGYIGHGLNLIVPYIVLIIVLMVRPYGLFGKEIIERV